In a genomic window of Methylovirgula sp. 4M-Z18:
- a CDS encoding antibiotic biosynthesis monooxygenase family protein, translated as MIVAIFRSRLNPDVLDEYLPMAQRMSTLARTIPGYISHKGFVAEDGERVTIVEFENEEAMQQWRIHPEHAKAKSRGMQNFFSEYKYQICRMMRDRVWTGLY; from the coding sequence ATGATTGTTGCAATCTTCCGTTCCAGATTGAACCCTGATGTTCTCGACGAATATTTGCCGATGGCGCAGCGGATGAGTACGCTTGCCCGCACGATACCCGGTTACATTTCTCATAAAGGATTTGTCGCCGAAGATGGTGAACGTGTGACGATTGTTGAATTTGAAAACGAAGAGGCCATGCAACAATGGCGTATTCATCCAGAGCATGCAAAAGCCAAATCGCGTGGCATGCAGAATTTTTTCAGTGAATATAAATATCAGATCTGCAGGATGATGCGGGATCGTGTATGGACGGGACTATATTAA
- a CDS encoding LysR family transcriptional regulator translates to MNLQDIEAFVAVAETGSVNRAAVRLNLTQPAVTRRVQNFEAAMKDAPIFNREVKPAVLTALGVHVLAQCRDVLTAVAKLQASTTKHATPVGELKIGVAHGLGGIVLTSPLDALRRGFPQIKLQIGSNWTRDLIEDMRSGSLDCSVGLLTDDHIIPNTLVRHRLGAEQVVVVSANKAATKANGAPWHLRDLADEGWFLNPHGCGCRAFLMKSYERQQLPLHIIAEVFGEDLQLSLLAHSGGLSLIPRRQFYESSHRHHLQILEVCDFALPMHVTLIRQAAPGRFDAVTDLLTTELRAKLS, encoded by the coding sequence ATGAACCTCCAAGACATCGAAGCATTTGTGGCTGTGGCGGAAACCGGCTCCGTTAATCGCGCGGCCGTCCGGCTCAATCTAACGCAGCCGGCGGTTACGCGACGGGTGCAAAACTTTGAAGCCGCGATGAAGGATGCACCTATTTTCAACCGCGAAGTTAAGCCAGCCGTGTTGACAGCCCTTGGGGTTCATGTACTCGCGCAATGCCGAGATGTTTTGACTGCCGTCGCAAAATTGCAGGCCAGCACAACGAAACATGCCACTCCTGTGGGTGAGTTAAAGATCGGCGTCGCCCATGGTCTCGGCGGTATTGTGTTAACGTCCCCTCTTGATGCGTTGCGCCGAGGCTTCCCACAGATCAAATTGCAGATCGGTTCCAATTGGACCCGCGATCTGATCGAAGATATGCGCTCAGGATCTCTCGATTGTTCCGTCGGTCTTCTGACCGATGATCATATCATTCCAAACACGCTTGTCCGTCATAGGCTTGGTGCGGAACAAGTCGTTGTCGTCTCTGCGAATAAAGCCGCCACAAAAGCCAATGGCGCGCCCTGGCATCTGCGTGATCTTGCTGACGAAGGTTGGTTTTTGAATCCACATGGGTGTGGATGCCGAGCCTTTCTCATGAAAAGTTATGAACGGCAGCAATTGCCTCTTCACATCATAGCAGAAGTCTTTGGTGAAGATTTGCAGTTGTCATTGCTCGCGCATAGTGGCGGGCTCAGCCTTATTCCGCGGCGCCAGTTTTATGAAAGTTCTCATCGGCATCACTTGCAAATATTGGAGGTTTGCGATTTCGCTTTACCAATGCATGTGACTCTCATTCGTCAGGCTGCGCCCGGGCGCTTCGATGCTGTCACCGATCTTCTGACGACTGAATTGAGAGCGAAATTGAGCTAA
- the yihA gene encoding ribosome biogenesis GTP-binding protein YihA/YsxC: MLFAGPCDFIWAASKIDGLPPLGPPEIAFAGRSNVGKSSLLNALTNRKTLARTSHTPGRTQQLNFFNLNDRLRLVDMPGYGYAKVSKDKISQWTRLMRGYLRGRITLARVFVLIDGRHGLKEADHQMLETLDAAAMSYQVVLTKLDEVKKADVGPRIEATLEALKKHPAAYPEVIFTSSEKGDGIAELRAAIMKMLHERGL; encoded by the coding sequence ATGTTGTTCGCAGGCCCCTGCGATTTTATCTGGGCGGCGAGCAAGATTGACGGCTTGCCGCCGCTCGGCCCCCCCGAGATCGCCTTTGCCGGGCGCTCGAATGTCGGCAAGTCCTCGCTGCTCAATGCGCTGACCAATCGCAAGACGCTGGCGCGCACGTCGCACACGCCGGGCCGCACTCAGCAATTGAATTTCTTCAACCTGAACGACCGCCTGCGCCTCGTCGACATGCCAGGCTATGGCTATGCCAAAGTGTCGAAGGACAAGATCTCCCAATGGACGCGGCTGATGCGCGGTTATCTGCGCGGCCGCATCACGCTCGCCCGGGTCTTCGTGCTGATCGACGGCCGCCATGGCCTGAAAGAGGCCGATCACCAGATGCTGGAAACGCTGGACGCCGCCGCCATGTCCTACCAGGTCGTGCTGACCAAGCTCGACGAGGTGAAAAAGGCCGACGTGGGCCCACGCATCGAGGCGACGCTGGAGGCGCTGAAGAAGCACCCCGCCGCCTATCCGGAGGTGATCTTCACCTCCTCCGAAAAAGGCGACGGCATTGCCGAATTGCGCGCCGCCATCATGAAAATGTTGCACGAACGCGGCTTATGA
- a CDS encoding DMT family transporter, whose protein sequence is MKTSIQGWGSGLVGVVIFSGSLPATRVAVAGFSPLFLTSARAVIAALLGAALLGLLRQARPRREDFVPLAIVALGVVVGFPLLTALALQHITSAHSIVYVGLLPLATALFGAWRGGERPKPLFWLFSVLGSLAVVGFAFVSSGNGTFTGDALMVAAILLCGLGYAEGGKISRRLGGWQVISWALVLALPPMLLIAAMSLPAAWDTIRAPAWIGLAYVSIFSMLLGFVFWYRGLALGGIAAVGQLQLLQPFLGLVLAATLLHEHLSVLMFAAMAGVVCCVAGAKKFAV, encoded by the coding sequence ATGAAAACATCGATACAGGGTTGGGGCAGCGGCCTCGTCGGCGTCGTCATCTTCAGCGGCTCGTTGCCGGCGACGCGCGTGGCCGTGGCCGGCTTCTCGCCTTTGTTCCTCACTTCCGCTCGGGCGGTGATCGCCGCCTTGCTCGGCGCGGCGCTGCTCGGCCTGCTGCGGCAGGCGCGGCCGCGGCGCGAGGACTTTGTCCCACTCGCCATCGTCGCGCTCGGCGTGGTCGTCGGGTTTCCTTTGCTTACCGCGCTGGCGCTGCAGCACATCACCTCTGCCCATTCGATCGTCTATGTCGGGCTTTTGCCTTTGGCGACGGCACTGTTCGGCGCCTGGCGCGGCGGCGAACGGCCCAAGCCGCTGTTCTGGCTCTTCTCCGTGCTCGGCAGCCTGGCGGTCGTCGGTTTCGCATTCGTCAGCAGCGGCAATGGCACGTTCACGGGCGATGCGCTCATGGTCGCGGCCATTCTGCTGTGCGGTCTTGGCTATGCCGAGGGTGGCAAGATCTCGCGCCGCCTGGGCGGCTGGCAGGTGATTTCGTGGGCGCTGGTGCTCGCCTTACCGCCGATGCTGCTGATCGCCGCGATGAGCCTGCCGGCCGCGTGGGACACGATTCGTGCGCCGGCCTGGATCGGCCTCGCTTATGTCTCGATCTTCAGCATGCTGCTCGGCTTCGTCTTCTGGTATCGCGGCCTGGCGCTCGGCGGCATCGCGGCCGTCGGGCAATTGCAATTGCTGCAACCGTTTCTCGGCCTCGTGCTCGCGGCGACGCTGCTGCACGAGCATTTGAGCGTGCTGATGTTCGCCGCCATGGCCGGCGTCGTGTGCTGCGTCGCGGGCGCGAAGAAGTTTGCGGTGTGA
- the argB gene encoding acetylglutamate kinase: protein MNDSPQKQAEILTQALPHMLRYDDAIVVVKYGGHAMGDEKVARDFARDMVMLEQSGINPVVVHGGGPQIGAMLTKLGIKSEFSAGLRITDKATIEIVEMVLAGAINKQIVGFINAEGGRAIGLCGKDGNMVTATKVTRTVYDTDSNIEQIVDLGFVGEPAYVDSTVLDQVLGRELIPVLAPVAQGKDGETYNVNADTFAGAIAGALGAKRLLFLTDVPGVLDKNKQLIKELKVDDIRGLIADGTITGGMIPKVETCIYALEQGVEGVVILDGKVPHAVLVELFTDHGAGTLITK from the coding sequence ATGAACGATAGTCCTCAGAAACAGGCGGAAATTCTCACCCAGGCATTGCCGCACATGCTGCGCTACGACGACGCGATCGTCGTGGTGAAATACGGCGGCCATGCCATGGGCGACGAAAAGGTCGCGCGCGACTTTGCCCGGGACATGGTGATGCTGGAACAGTCCGGCATCAATCCGGTTGTGGTGCATGGCGGCGGCCCGCAGATCGGCGCCATGCTGACGAAGCTCGGCATCAAGAGCGAGTTTTCCGCCGGCCTGCGCATCACCGACAAGGCGACCATCGAGATCGTCGAAATGGTGTTGGCCGGCGCGATCAACAAACAGATCGTCGGCTTCATCAATGCCGAAGGCGGCCGCGCCATCGGCCTGTGCGGCAAGGACGGCAATATGGTCACCGCCACCAAGGTGACGCGCACCGTCTATGACACCGATTCCAACATCGAGCAGATCGTCGATCTCGGCTTCGTCGGCGAGCCGGCCTATGTCGATTCCACCGTGCTCGACCAGGTTCTCGGCCGCGAGCTCATTCCGGTCCTGGCGCCGGTCGCGCAGGGCAAGGATGGCGAGACCTATAACGTGAACGCCGATACGTTCGCCGGGGCGATCGCCGGCGCGCTCGGCGCCAAGCGCCTGCTGTTCCTGACCGATGTGCCCGGCGTGCTCGACAAGAACAAGCAGCTGATCAAGGAGCTAAAAGTCGACGACATTCGCGGCCTCATCGCCGACGGCACGATCACCGGCGGCATGATCCCGAAAGTCGAGACCTGCATCTACGCACTGGAACAGGGCGTCGAAGGCGTGGTCATTCTCGACGGCAAGGTCCCGCACGCGGTGCTGGTGGAGCTCTTCACCGACCACGGCGCCGGCACGCTGATCACGAAGTAA
- a CDS encoding LysR substrate-binding domain-containing protein, with the protein MKSLLAFEAAVRTGSIRKAAQELNLDHSVVSRHLRTLQERFATPIYTSTAQGIRPTEAGLEFAAQVTRSLDLIGNAAAKLTSPEEGLVLHVWCMPGFALRWLTPRLPALAKSLPGVEILIKPTDELDGLDNGAADIDIRYGAPRSASIQMAIFAEPLVYAVASPDWVSRHPMPEAPADLLKAQLIHEDTTDQWRDWFRLHDVTLASALHGTRLWQAHLSIEAAKLGQGVALANDFLVREDLAHGSLIKLASPGVMLNPYMLRARKERWDEPSIRRFRTWFMREVQSFGV; encoded by the coding sequence ATGAAAAGTCTGCTTGCGTTCGAGGCCGCGGTGCGCACCGGCTCGATCCGCAAGGCGGCGCAAGAGCTCAATCTCGACCATTCGGTGGTGAGCCGGCATTTGCGCACGCTGCAGGAGCGCTTCGCGACGCCGATCTACACGAGCACCGCGCAGGGGATCCGGCCGACCGAGGCGGGGCTGGAATTTGCCGCGCAGGTCACGCGCTCGCTCGATCTCATCGGCAATGCGGCGGCGAAACTCACGAGCCCCGAGGAGGGCCTGGTGCTGCATGTGTGGTGCATGCCGGGCTTTGCCCTGCGCTGGCTCACGCCGCGCCTGCCGGCGCTGGCGAAATCGCTGCCCGGCGTCGAAATCCTGATCAAGCCGACGGACGAACTCGACGGCCTCGACAACGGCGCGGCCGATATCGATATCCGCTATGGCGCGCCGCGCTCGGCGTCGATTCAGATGGCGATTTTCGCCGAGCCTCTGGTCTATGCGGTCGCCTCGCCGGATTGGGTGAGCCGCCACCCGATGCCCGAGGCGCCCGCCGATCTGTTGAAGGCGCAGCTCATCCACGAGGACACGACCGACCAGTGGCGCGACTGGTTCCGTTTGCACGACGTGACCCTGGCGAGCGCCCTGCACGGGACGCGGCTGTGGCAGGCGCATCTGTCGATCGAGGCGGCGAAGCTCGGCCAGGGCGTGGCGCTGGCCAATGATTTTCTCGTGCGCGAGGATCTGGCGCACGGCAGCCTGATCAAACTCGCCAGCCCCGGCGTGATGCTGAACCCCTACATGCTGCGCGCCCGCAAGGAACGCTGGGATGAACCGTCGATCCGGCGGTTCCGGACGTGGTTCATGCGCGAGGTGCAGAGTTTTGGGGTATAA
- a CDS encoding pyrimidine 5'-nucleotidase: MTHHPRSLHTAFRHVDTWVFDLDNTLYPADSDLWPKIDARITMFLMHLFGLDGLTSRALQKYYYQTYGTTLNGLMAEHEISADEFLAFVHDIDRSSLNPNHSLASAILRLPGRKLIFTNGSREHALKTAEQLGLTRMFEDIFDIVAADFVPKPAERTYLRFFEAHGVDPARAAMFEDIAKNLVVPHARGMTTTLVAPKKGAKDHREPWEIGSGREPYIDFVTDDLGAFLRDLPVSKI; the protein is encoded by the coding sequence ATGACCCACCATCCGCGTTCCCTTCACACCGCCTTCCGTCACGTCGACACGTGGGTTTTCGATCTCGACAACACGCTCTATCCGGCCGATTCGGATCTGTGGCCGAAGATCGATGCGCGCATCACCATGTTTCTGATGCATCTGTTCGGCCTCGACGGCCTGACCTCGCGTGCGCTGCAAAAATATTATTACCAGACCTATGGCACGACGCTGAACGGGCTGATGGCCGAGCACGAGATTTCGGCCGACGAGTTCTTGGCGTTCGTGCATGACATCGACCGCTCCTCGCTCAACCCCAATCACAGTCTGGCCAGCGCGATCCTGCGCCTGCCGGGACGCAAGCTGATTTTCACCAACGGGTCGCGCGAGCATGCGCTGAAGACCGCCGAGCAGCTCGGCCTTACCCGGATGTTCGAGGATATTTTCGACATCGTCGCCGCGGATTTCGTGCCCAAACCCGCCGAGCGGACGTATTTGCGTTTCTTCGAGGCGCACGGCGTCGATCCGGCCAGGGCGGCGATGTTCGAGGACATTGCCAAGAACCTCGTCGTCCCGCATGCGCGCGGCATGACGACGACCTTGGTCGCGCCAAAAAAGGGCGCGAAGGACCATCGCGAGCCGTGGGAGATCGGTTCGGGCCGCGAGCCCTATATCGATTTCGTCACCGACGACCTGGGAGCTTTCTTACGCGATCTGCCGGTGTCGAAGATATAA
- a CDS encoding Cap15 family cyclic dinucleotide receptor domain-containing protein gives MEHEYTVLGGVSRVKVGRYLSLIAAGISASTVFVLLWAVDLAKRLGLPANLPPSILSLVGAGAVFTLLSWFLNRYAWKWTPLGQLLKVPDLSGEWMCQGETIASAGNPGGQWQAKITIVQSWDKIRVRLKTHQSGSNSESAALVCDEADGYRLFYSYRNYPKIGEADLASHRGFAEIIFDKNLRSADGEYFNGHGRYTFGTMKLQRA, from the coding sequence ATGGAGCATGAATACACTGTTCTGGGCGGAGTGAGCCGCGTCAAAGTTGGCCGATATCTAAGCCTTATAGCAGCGGGAATATCCGCATCGACCGTTTTCGTTCTATTATGGGCGGTTGATTTGGCTAAGCGGCTTGGGCTACCCGCCAACTTGCCTCCGTCAATACTGTCTCTAGTGGGCGCCGGGGCGGTGTTTACACTCCTTTCTTGGTTTCTCAATCGCTATGCTTGGAAATGGACGCCGCTTGGGCAGCTTCTGAAAGTGCCGGACTTAAGTGGCGAATGGATGTGCCAAGGCGAAACGATTGCCTCAGCTGGAAACCCTGGCGGCCAATGGCAAGCCAAGATCACTATCGTACAAAGTTGGGACAAAATACGGGTACGGCTTAAGACCCATCAGTCAGGTTCGAATAGCGAAAGCGCAGCGCTAGTCTGCGATGAAGCAGACGGTTACAGACTATTCTACAGCTATCGGAACTATCCTAAAATTGGAGAAGCAGATCTCGCGAGCCATCGAGGTTTTGCTGAAATAATCTTCGACAAGAATCTTCGCAGTGCCGACGGGGAATATTTCAATGGGCACGGGCGATACACTTTCGGCACCATGAAGTTGCAAAGGGCGTGA
- the thiC gene encoding phosphomethylpyrimidine synthase ThiC: MNAPTKSNLVAAPQTVTTGALRGSKKVHAAYDGAPDVKVPLREIALSDPDMPTLRVYDTSGPYTDENVKIDLAQGAPKVRGGWLGARGFETIAGRDVRPEDNGNVGEAHLVPSCPAPHDILRGRDGQLVTQYEFARAGIVTPEMIYVAHRENIGRAQMLQQAQEKLSDGESFGAAIPPFITPEFVREEIARGRAIIPANINHPEIEPMAIGRNFLVKVNANIGNSAVTSSVAEEVEKMVWAIRWGADTVMDLSTGRNIHNIRGWILRNAPVPIGTVPIYQALEKVDGDAAKLDWEVFKDTLIEQAEQGVDYFTIHAGVRLAYVPLTANRVTGIVSRGGSIMARWCLSHHRESFLYEHFGDICDIMRKYDVSFSLGDGLRPGSIADANDRAQFAELETLGELTKIAWDKGCQVMIEGPGHVPMHKIKVNMDKQLRECGEAPFYTLGPLTTDIAPGYDHITSAVGAAMIGWFGTAMLCYVTPKEHLGLPNRDDVKTGVITYKIAAHAADLAKGHPAAQIRDDAMSRARFSFRWEDQFNLSLDPDTACAYHDETLPKEAHKVAHFCSMCGPKFCSMKITQDLRKEAAEMQAQQEQGFAEMSAKFKDSGSQIYVETGE; encoded by the coding sequence ATGAACGCACCAACCAAATCCAACCTCGTCGCCGCGCCGCAAACCGTCACGACCGGCGCCCTGCGCGGTTCGAAGAAGGTCCACGCCGCCTATGACGGCGCGCCCGACGTCAAAGTGCCGCTGCGCGAGATTGCGCTCTCCGATCCCGACATGCCGACCTTACGCGTCTATGATACGTCGGGCCCCTACACCGACGAGAATGTGAAGATCGACCTCGCCCAGGGCGCGCCGAAAGTGCGCGGGGGCTGGCTCGGCGCGCGCGGCTTCGAGACGATTGCAGGCCGCGATGTCCGCCCCGAGGACAATGGCAATGTCGGCGAGGCGCATCTGGTGCCGTCCTGCCCCGCGCCGCACGACATTCTGCGTGGCCGCGACGGTCAGCTCGTCACCCAATATGAATTTGCCCGCGCCGGCATCGTCACGCCGGAAATGATCTATGTGGCGCATCGCGAAAACATCGGCCGCGCGCAGATGCTGCAGCAGGCGCAAGAGAAACTGAGCGACGGCGAAAGCTTCGGCGCGGCGATCCCGCCTTTCATCACGCCGGAATTCGTGCGCGAGGAGATCGCGCGCGGCCGCGCGATCATTCCCGCCAACATCAACCATCCGGAAATCGAGCCGATGGCGATCGGCCGCAACTTCCTCGTGAAGGTCAACGCCAATATCGGCAATTCCGCCGTCACCTCCTCCGTTGCGGAAGAGGTCGAGAAAATGGTGTGGGCGATCCGCTGGGGCGCCGATACGGTGATGGACCTCTCGACCGGCCGCAACATCCACAACATCCGCGGCTGGATCCTGCGCAACGCGCCGGTGCCGATCGGCACGGTGCCGATCTATCAGGCGCTGGAGAAGGTCGATGGCGATGCGGCGAAGCTCGATTGGGAAGTGTTCAAGGACACGCTGATCGAACAGGCCGAACAGGGCGTCGATTATTTCACCATCCATGCCGGCGTGCGCCTCGCTTACGTGCCGCTGACCGCCAACCGCGTCACCGGCATCGTGTCGCGCGGCGGTTCGATCATGGCGCGCTGGTGCCTGTCGCATCACCGCGAAAGCTTCCTCTACGAGCATTTCGGCGACATCTGCGACATCATGCGCAAATATGACGTGTCGTTCTCGCTCGGCGACGGCCTGCGCCCCGGCTCGATCGCGGACGCCAACGACCGGGCGCAATTTGCCGAACTCGAGACGCTGGGCGAACTCACCAAGATCGCCTGGGACAAGGGCTGCCAGGTGATGATCGAAGGCCCCGGCCACGTGCCGATGCACAAGATCAAGGTGAACATGGACAAGCAATTGCGTGAGTGCGGCGAAGCGCCGTTCTACACGCTTGGACCGCTCACCACCGATATCGCGCCGGGCTACGATCACATCACCTCGGCCGTCGGCGCGGCGATGATCGGCTGGTTCGGCACGGCGATGCTCTGCTACGTCACGCCGAAGGAACATCTGGGCCTGCCCAACCGCGACGACGTGAAGACCGGCGTCATCACCTACAAGATCGCGGCGCACGCGGCCGATCTCGCCAAGGGCCATCCGGCAGCGCAGATCCGCGACGACGCGATGAGCCGCGCGCGCTTCTCGTTCCGCTGGGAAGACCAGTTCAACCTCTCGCTCGACCCCGATACGGCCTGCGCCTATCACGACGAGACCCTGCCGAAGGAAGCGCACAAGGTCGCGCATTTCTGCTCGATGTGCGGCCCGAAATTCTGCTCGATGAAAATCACGCAGGACCTGCGCAAGGAAGCCGCCGAGATGCAGGCGCAGCAGGAACAGGGCTTCGCCGAAATGAGCGCGAAGTTCAAGGACAGCGGCAGCCAGATCTATGTAGAGACGGGGGAGTAA
- a CDS encoding M20 aminoacylase family protein, whose protein sequence is MPIINRIAELADDVKGWRHDIHQNPELLYDVHRTAGLVAEKLRAFGCDDVVTGLGRTGVVGVIKGRSDRTGRAIGLRADMDALPILEATDLPYKSRNAGKMHACGHDGHTAMLLGAARYLTETRNFDGTAVVIFQPAEEGGGGGLAMVEDGLMERFNVQEVYGMHNAPGMPVGSFGLRPGPLMAAADRFDIDIEGRGGHAAKPHQCIDPVVAGSQIVVALQTIAARTIDPLDSVVVSVTCFHGGDAYNVIPQKVRLSGTIRALREEVRAGAEARLREIVEFTARAHRAKAEVHYYRGYPVTENHPSQTDFAAEIAGTIVGADKVDIAMPPMMGAEDFSYMLLARPGAFIFAGNGDSAGLHHPQYDFNDELIPYGMSYWAKLVETAMPV, encoded by the coding sequence ATGCCCATCATCAACCGAATTGCCGAATTGGCGGACGACGTCAAAGGCTGGCGCCACGACATTCATCAAAATCCCGAATTGCTGTACGACGTGCACCGCACCGCCGGGCTCGTCGCGGAAAAATTGCGCGCATTCGGCTGCGACGACGTGGTGACCGGCCTTGGCCGCACCGGTGTCGTCGGTGTCATCAAGGGCCGCAGCGACAGGACCGGCCGCGCCATCGGCCTGCGCGCCGACATGGACGCGCTGCCGATTCTGGAAGCGACCGACCTGCCCTATAAATCGCGCAATGCGGGCAAGATGCACGCCTGCGGCCACGACGGCCACACCGCCATGCTGCTCGGCGCCGCGCGCTATCTCACCGAAACCCGCAATTTCGACGGCACCGCCGTGGTGATTTTCCAGCCGGCGGAAGAGGGCGGCGGCGGTGGCCTCGCCATGGTGGAAGACGGCTTGATGGAGCGGTTCAACGTGCAGGAAGTCTATGGCATGCACAACGCGCCCGGCATGCCGGTCGGCTCGTTCGGGCTCAGGCCCGGCCCGCTGATGGCGGCGGCGGACCGTTTCGACATCGATATCGAAGGGCGCGGCGGCCATGCCGCCAAGCCGCACCAATGTATCGACCCGGTGGTGGCCGGCTCGCAGATCGTCGTGGCGCTGCAGACCATTGCCGCGCGCACCATCGATCCGCTCGACTCGGTGGTCGTCTCGGTCACCTGCTTTCACGGCGGCGATGCTTACAACGTCATTCCGCAAAAGGTGCGCCTCTCCGGCACGATCCGCGCGTTGCGCGAAGAGGTGCGCGCGGGCGCCGAAGCGCGCTTACGCGAGATCGTGGAATTCACCGCGCGCGCCCACCGCGCCAAAGCCGAGGTGCACTATTACCGCGGCTATCCTGTCACCGAAAATCACCCCAGCCAAACGGACTTCGCCGCCGAGATCGCCGGCACGATCGTCGGCGCCGACAAGGTGGATATTGCCATGCCGCCGATGATGGGCGCGGAAGATTTCTCCTACATGCTCCTCGCCCGCCCCGGCGCCTTCATCTTCGCCGGCAACGGCGACAGCGCGGGGCTGCATCATCCGCAATATGATTTCAATGATGAGCTGATTCCGTATGGGATGAGCTATTGGGCGAAGCTGGTGGAAACCGCCATGCCGGTGTGA
- a CDS encoding putative quinol monooxygenase produces MLLIIGTVRLPPENLARAKPIMRRMVEMSRAENGCVEYSYAEDVLDPGLIHVSEIWRDQAALDRHFASEHLTQWRAAWPDLGIRDRNLRSYEIGAPRVT; encoded by the coding sequence TTGCTCCTGATCATCGGCACCGTCCGCCTTCCACCCGAAAATCTCGCACGCGCCAAGCCAATCATGCGCCGCATGGTCGAGATGAGCCGCGCCGAGAATGGCTGCGTGGAATACTCCTATGCCGAGGACGTGCTCGATCCCGGCCTGATCCATGTGAGCGAAATCTGGCGCGATCAGGCGGCGCTCGACCGGCATTTCGCGTCGGAACATCTCACGCAATGGCGCGCCGCCTGGCCGGATTTGGGCATTCGCGACCGCAACCTGCGCAGCTACGAAATCGGCGCGCCGCGCGTCACGTAA
- a CDS encoding aminotransferase-like domain-containing protein has protein sequence MNAVRARIASRALSPGDRLPSIRGFAATMGVSPSTIVEAYDRLAAEGLILARRGSGFYVAPKALQPLTLTVDAPQRDRSVDPFWVSRQALDADPDMPKPGCGWLPPDWMPGDALRRAFRSVARASDETFTDYGSTRGSLALRRLLIARFAEEGLEASPDHLLLTASGTQSLDLICRFLLRPGDTVLVDDPCYFNFRALLRAHQARIVSVPYTPAGPDLARFEAVLAASRPRLYITNSALHNPTGATLSPQVAHRLLTLAAAHDLIVVEDDIFADFEPEPSPRLAVLDGLEHVIRIGSFSKTLSASVRCGYIAAKPEWIDDLVNLQIAINFGGPSPVATGMIAHVLKSGVYRKHMDELRRRLARARADTAKRLQRLGLEPWVTPRGGFYLWCRLPDGKDSAHVARAAIAQGIVLAPGNIFSAAQTAAGYMRFNVAQSGDVRVYRVLGEALRGV, from the coding sequence ATGAACGCGGTGCGCGCCAGGATCGCGAGCCGGGCGCTGAGCCCGGGCGACCGGCTGCCCTCCATCCGCGGCTTTGCCGCGACGATGGGCGTGTCGCCCTCGACAATCGTCGAAGCCTATGACCGGCTGGCGGCGGAGGGCCTCATTCTGGCGCGGCGCGGCTCCGGCTTTTATGTGGCGCCGAAAGCGCTGCAGCCCCTTACCCTGACCGTGGATGCGCCGCAGCGCGACCGCTCGGTCGACCCGTTCTGGGTCTCGCGCCAGGCGCTCGACGCCGACCCGGACATGCCGAAGCCGGGTTGCGGCTGGCTGCCGCCGGATTGGATGCCGGGCGACGCGCTGCGCCGCGCCTTTCGCAGCGTCGCGCGCGCGAGCGACGAGACCTTCACGGATTATGGCAGCACGCGCGGCTCGCTGGCCCTGCGGCGGCTGCTCATCGCGCGCTTCGCGGAGGAGGGGCTCGAGGCCTCGCCCGACCATCTCCTGCTCACCGCGTCGGGCACGCAAAGTCTCGACCTCATCTGCCGCTTCCTGCTGCGCCCTGGCGACACGGTGCTGGTGGACGATCCGTGCTATTTCAATTTCCGCGCGCTCTTGCGGGCGCACCAGGCAAGAATCGTGAGCGTGCCCTACACGCCGGCGGGGCCGGACCTCGCGCGTTTCGAAGCCGTTCTCGCCGCGTCGCGCCCGCGCCTCTACATCACCAATTCCGCCTTGCACAACCCGACCGGCGCGACCCTGTCGCCGCAAGTCGCGCACCGCCTGCTCACCCTCGCCGCGGCGCATGATCTCATCGTCGTCGAGGACGATATTTTTGCCGATTTCGAGCCCGAGCCCTCGCCCCGCCTCGCCGTGCTCGACGGGCTTGAGCACGTGATCCGCATCGGCAGCTTTTCCAAGACGCTCTCGGCTTCCGTGCGGTGCGGCTATATCGCGGCCAAACCCGAGTGGATCGACGATCTCGTCAACCTGCAGATCGCCATCAACTTCGGCGGCCCGAGCCCGGTCGCGACCGGCATGATCGCCCACGTGCTCAAAAGCGGCGTCTACCGCAAGCACATGGACGAGCTGCGCCGCCGCCTGGCGCGCGCGAGGGCGGACACGGCCAAACGCCTGCAGCGCCTCGGCCTCGAGCCCTGGGTAACTCCGCGCGGCGGCTTCTATCTCTGGTGCCGCCTGCCGGACGGGAAGGATTCCGCTCACGTAGCCCGCGCCGCAATCGCGCAAGGCATCGTGCTCGCGCCGGGCAACATCTTCAGCGCGGCGCAGACGGCGGCGGGTTACATGCGGTTCAATGTGGCGCAGTCGGGGGATGTGCGGGTGTATCGGGTTTTGGGGGAAGCGTTGCGGGGGGTATAA